The following are encoded together in the Bactrocera neohumeralis isolate Rockhampton chromosome 6, APGP_CSIRO_Bneo_wtdbg2-racon-allhic-juicebox.fasta_v2, whole genome shotgun sequence genome:
- the LOC126761425 gene encoding uncharacterized protein LOC126761425 yields the protein MQRFGKQSLQLHVLLIGLVCFSLNDPTSALSQVVTDTFSQTIAGDVLVYLNATYWRCDLVLCPAGTDQCVVTKSRSPTEPRDLIRRNICLSANKQQLVDESVTEPIKSNEDINFKLIVSSSGSSVLQDYSYSNTYTGTSYSSSSVNTDAVSKAAEKATADAVANAAANTAHINRQIARTLQQIGEEVRRSLDTVQQDLKETFRSAGLWRK from the exons ATGCAACGATTCGGAAAACAATCACTCCAGCTTCACGTTCTACTTATTGGGCTCGTTTGTTTTAGTCTAAATGATCCTACTAGCGCTCTCAGTCAGGTGGTCACCGATACATTTAGCCAAACTATAGCCGGCGATGTCCTTGTTTACCTGAATGCCA CTTACTGGCGTTGCGATCTCGTCTTATGTCCCGCCGGCACAGATCAATGCGTGGTGACGAAGTCTAGGTCGCCAACAGAACCAAGAGATCTTATACGAAGAAATATCTGTTTGTCAGCCAACAAACAGCAGCTTGTCGATGAGTCGGTTACTGAGCCAATAAAATCCAATGAAGACatcaatttcaaactgattgtGAGCAGCAGCGGTTCGTCTGTGCTACAAGACTACTCCTACTCCAATACCTATACAGGCACGTCTTATTCGAGTTCATCTGTTAATACAGATGCTGTCTCAAAAGCTGCTGAAAAAGCTACTGCGGATGCTGTGGCCAATGCTGCTGCGAATACGGCCCATATTAATCGTCAAATTGCCAGAACTCTCCAGCAGATCGGTGAAGAAGTGAGAAGAAGCCTTGATACAGTTCAACAAGACTTAAAAGAAACATTCCGTAGCGCAGGCCTTTGGAGGAAATGA
- the LOC126761430 gene encoding uncharacterized protein LOC126761430, whose amino-acid sequence MTEIIKIASIAFLAFCCLVQAKYVPGVSYIENVELAYDNVTDIWRCDQLVCPTGTHGCKIIKRNNPNKADELICNNICVDKLGANLLKFTHTESMVQAQTTDIYVNSYVGGDISQWSAGYSLSWQGVNATIAPQDWPSVQESMRSLIKMFDDSYGSSQRVISTFKGAH is encoded by the exons ATGACCGAAATAATTAAGATTGCAAGCATCGCTTTCTTGGCCTTTTGTTGCCTAGTTCAAGCGAAGTATGTGCCCGGTGTTTCCTACATAGAGAATGTAGAACTCGCCTACGACAATG tgaCGGACATTTGGCGTTGCGACCAACTCGTTTGTCCCACCGGCACACACGGCTGTAAAATCATAAAGCGCAACAATCCCAACAAAGCAGACGAATTGATTTGTAACAATATTTGTGTTGACAAGCTGGGCGCGAATTTGCTGAAGTTCACACATACCGAGTCCATGGTGCAAGCGCAGACGACTGATATTTATGTAAACTCTTATGTGGGCGGCGATATATCGCAGTGGAGCGCGGGTTACAGTCTGTCGTGGCAAGGCGTAAATGCCACTATCGCACCCCAAGATTGGCCCAGTGTACAGGAAAGTATGAGATCTCTTATAAAGATGTTTGACGACTCATATGGCTCTTCGCAGAGAGTAATTAGCACATTTAAGGGCGCTCATTAA